ATGGAGAATTAAAATGTCACAAGAAAACGTTCTGGCCTTCCTCGATAAGGGAGCGGATGACCGCAAATTCCGCGTAAAGTACGACAACTGTTTTTCAGAAGAAAAATTTTGCGCTATGGCAAAAGAAGATGGTTTTGAATTTAGCGTAGAAGATCTGCAGGCGGTATTAAAGATGAATGGAGACTCTTTCGATTCATATGGAAATCCGCCAAAGAAAGGTATTTGGGTATAGGCCATGGGCCGTCCTTGGTTGCCCACGCCAAGGCTTCGACCACAACGAATATCAAAAGTTCCGTGTAGATTACACAGACTTTTTTATTTAAGAATAAGAGCAAACGGTGCTGTGATTAAACAGCACCGTTTTTTATATCCCCTCCAATTATTTTCCTGACAATTTCAAATCTGTAGACATGTCTGTTTTGCTATCGTTTAAAACATATGTTATTATTCAATTCATATTCTATATTATATTTTATTTCCAACATCCTACAATAACAGTAAATAAACAATCGCCCTTGGACGGCCTGCCGGTTATAAATGAAAACGCCTATAACGCGAACAGCCATAGAATAGCCTGAGTTATCGACGTCCAGGCTCAACCTACGACTACAGTTGAAAAATCCGTGTAGATTACACAGATGTTCTTATAAAAATATTCAGGGAGATCAAAAATGAACATAGCTTCAGTGTCCACCACCCGGGTACAAGCCAAGTCAATCAAAGAGGTATACCTTCAACTGATAAAGGATCTGGAGACGGATCCTGATTTGCTGTTTATTTACTGTACCATTGGCTATGACATTTCTTGTGTCATTAATGTTATACTTGAGTGCACCCCGAATATCCCCATCCACGGCAGTACATCATGTACCGGTGTTATGACCCAAATGGGGATTGCATCTGACAACAGTGAAGGCCTGGCCATGTTTGCAATTTCCGACCCCCTGGGCAGTTTTGGTGTCGGCGCGGCGCCCATTGATGAGCACCCCACCACAGCTGCCGAAACGGCAGTCAACCAGGCACTGGCGAATGCCGATTGCCCCGGAGAAGTTCCTGCAATGGTGTGGATCGCCTCAGCACCGGGGTGTGAAGAGGCATTACTCCAAGGCATAGCCAATGTCCTTGGCGATGATGTCCCGGTAGCTGGCGGCAGTTCAGCTGATAATAAATTAGACGGGTCATGGAAGCAGTTCGACCACCAATCCATTTATACAAACGGCGTTATTATCACTACGCTGTTCCCCTCTTCTGAAGTGATGTTTTGCTTCCACAGCGGCTATGAACCAACAGCGGCAAAAGGCATTATCACTAAAGCCGGGGGATATGAAGCGACACAAAAAAAAGGGATCGCCACCCAGGCAAGTCGACGAACGCTATCTGAAATTGATGGACACCCTGCAGCCCGTATATATAATGAATGGACAGATGGCACCATTAAAGAACAACTCAACTCTGGTGGCAAAATTCTTTCTCAAACCAGCTTAAATCCCCTTGGGCGGATTGCAGGATACATTGGCGACATTCCCTTTTTTCAACTCAGTCATCCAGATTCGGTTACGCCTGAAGGAGAGCTAACCCTTTTTTCAGATATTAGCACAGGCGAAGAAGTGATACTCATGCAAGGCACTGTGGATAGCCTTATCGCAAGGGCCGGCAGGGTAGCCACGGCAGCCATCGAAACCCATCTTTCTTCGCCCAAAGAGGTTGCAGGCGCGCTTATCGTGTATTGCGCCGGCTGTATGCTCACGGTCCATGATCGACTGGAAGAGGTGGTGGACAGCATTCGCAGCGCGCTGCCGGACACGCCATTTCTCGGGACATTTACATATGGGGAACAGGGTTGTTTTCTCAACGGCGGAAATCGTCACGGCAATCTTATGATTTCGGTTCTGCTTTTCAGCAAGGCATAGCCCTTTTTTAACTAGATGGAGCATCCATAAAACAATCGAAATAAATAAAAACCCATGGTTATCAAATCTGAACAACTACTCGAAACGGTAATGGATCTGGAACGTTCCCGCCAAAGAGAACATGAAATCCGCATGGAATCTGAAGCCTTACTCAAAGGCCTTCGGGCCATGGGCGGGGCACATTCACAAAATGAGCTATTCCAAGCGCTTGTCAGTTCATTGCGCAATGTCATTGATTTTGAACAGGCTTTCATTCTTCAGGCAGATGATCAGGGAAAAATGACCGTATTGGCAACGACTTTCGCCGCATGCAAAAACAGCATCTGGACAAAAGAATCAATGTTTAAAAAAATTCTTGCAGGCAAACCGGTCGCCGCGTTTGATATCTCTTTGGTTCCTGAATGGCAGAATCAACCCGAGTCTGTTACAAAAACAATACGTTCAGCCCTGCACATAGGCTTGAAAGGTAGTGCACTAAACGCCATGTTAGTGATCACCCACTCCGCAGCCAGGCATTTTGGCCCCAATCAGGTAAAAAAAGCACTTCGTTTTTCTCCCCTGGCAACCCAGGCACTTTTAACTTTAGAATTGCAAAAAGCCCTGCGGGAACGTGACAGATTCTATCAACTTTCCATTGATGCCATGGCCATCTTCACTTCCCAAGGAGATATCATCCAGCACAATCAGGGCTGGATTGCCGCTTTTGGAGAGAACAAACAGAGATACGGCAACATATTCAGCCTGCTTCACCCCGAAGAAGCCAAACCGTTTCATTCATCAATTGCCGCTTTAAACGCCCAGCATAAAAAATGCCTGGTCAGGACACGGCTTCGTATTAAGTCCGGTGGTTACAACTGGTTTTCCTGCAGCATCGCAGTCTATTCCGATCAGATGATCTATTATATCGTTGCCCGTGATATCACTGACAGCGTTCTTTTTGAACGAAAACTCGTGTATCAGGCCGGACATGATGCACTAACCGGCCTTAAAAATCGGGCAGAGTTCATAGAAAGCCTTGAAGAAGTGTTCATAGAACACCGGAAAACCCCCCAGAACCTATTTGCTCTCTTCTTTCTTGATCTCAATAAATTTAAAGAAATTAATGATACGTTAGGTCATGATATCGGAGATGAACTACTTAAAGCCTTTTCGAATACGCTTAAAGAGTCGGTACGAAGTGAAGACGTTGTCTCACGACTTGGCGGCGATGAATTCACCATTATCCTAAAGCATGTGAATTCCATCAAGGACATAGAAACGGTGGCGCATAGGATCCGCCGGAAATGTGCCACACCATATGAGTTAAAGGAGCACCGCATCCAGGTGTCAAGCAGCATCGGTATTGCCACCAGTGCATCCGGTTTCAAAAATGGAGAAGATATGCTTCATGCAGCAGACTTAGCCATGTATACGGCAAAGCAAGACAAAGCCCAACCTTTTTGTATACACCAAGACACCATTCCCCCTTGATGAAGTGAAAAAAATATCTACGAAGATAAGCAATGAAATTGAACGTCCCGAACGAGTACATTGATAATACAAGCCCTCTGCATCCTTATCGCTATCGCTATCGGGATCGGGATCGCTATCGGGATCGCTATGGGGATCGAAAACAGTGTGTAGTTCGATCCCCATAGCGAGAACGATTCCGATAGTACGCTCAGTATGAGTAAGCCTTCTCTAAGTAACGCCTTGAATGATTGTATATGATTACATCAAAGGCGTATTGGGTATCAGTTCCCATATACCGCAGGGACAAGCTCCTTTGCAAAATCCGCATCCAATGCATTTGGATTCGTCCACCACATATTCAAAGCCGGCTTCCTTTTCCTGGCGACTGATGGCACCTTCAGGGCATACCGACACACAAATGCCACAATCCCTGCAATTGCCGCAAGAGGCGCAATCCTGACCGCACTCTTCCAGATTGTCAGCATCCTGCCTGGGATTGTAATAGGTCAGACTGACCCGCTGGGTATCAATCATGGGAGCAAGGGTGAGCCCCGCCATATCAGGCGCCTGGCCATTAAGAAGCTGATCAATGACAGTGGCGGTTCTTCTGCCGGCCCCGATGGCATCAGTGATCAGTCCTGGTCCCACGGCATCCCCGATGGCAAAAATCTTTTCGTCCGAGGACCGGCCGGCATCGTCAACCTTAACAAACCCTCTGTCAAGCTCAATTTCCTCACCAAGGAATGAGAGATCAGGGACATCTCCAATGGAGATCACAACCGTATTGGCCTCAAGGGTTTCACCATCTTCAAGCAGAACGCCTTTGGCGTTAATCTCTTTGGTGAACAACGGCCAGCGGAACTGGGCACCGCATTTTTCAGCATCTTCTCTTTCCTTGCCGAATGCAGCCGGTTTCTGGACATCGATCAGGGTAATATCCACAGCACCCAACCGGTGAGCTTCAGTGGCCACATCACAGCCCACATTACCGGCTCCGATGATCACGATTTTTTTGCCGGGCTTGATCTTGTCGGCCTTGGCCTGCTCAAGAAAATCATTGGCAAAAAGAGCGCGATCAGCACCCTTAACCGGAAGAGACCTGGGTTTTTTTGCACCCGCTGCCACCACAACATAGTCATGGCTCTTTTTTATTTCAGCAAATTTTTCAGCGTCGATTGCCTCACCCAGTCTTATATCCTTTATATAAGACTTTATCCGATCTATTTCGGCATTCAGGGTGTCGGCAGGAATTCGGGACTCGGGAATAACAGCGGAAATTTTTCCACCAATAGTCTGTCCGGCTTCAAATACCGTAGCGGTATGCCCTTTCATGGTCAATTGCCAGGCTGCAGAAATACCGCCCGGGCCGCCACCGATGACAGCGACTTTCTTTTTGGACTCTTTGGCCGGTTTTGGCGGTTTAATATTCTGGGCAGCCTGACCAAGAAGGCGAACATTAATGGGTGTCATATAGGACAGGTTACGGGTGCAAGACGCCATACAGGGACTCGGGCACAAGTGACCGCACACCGTTGCCGGAAAGGGAGAATACTCAAGGCCCATGGAGATGGCTTCGTCAATATTATCGGCCCGAACCATGGCCCAGCGCTGCTGCACAGGGATTCCGGTGGGGCAGGATGCCTGGCAGGGCGAAATATATTTACCCTGCTCCCATACCGGGATGTATCTTCTGTACTCACCCTTGGTAATAACAGGCACTGTGCCCTTTTCAGTTTCCTGGAGATCCCCGATCAAGCCACCGCGACCAAGCTCCATATCCCAGACCTGTTCCCTGAACCATGACATCGATTTTCGATCCGGACCGTCGGCTTTTTCCTGGGGATTTTTGGCTTCAAACAGCCGCCAATCTTTTCGCACGGCCAGTTCCTCAAGCAATTTCGGCTTTTCAATTTTCTTAAGAAACGTTTTAATACCCTGGAGCAGCCATTCCCATTCCTGATCATCAAGTTCCACTTCCTTGGCATCTTTATCGGAATAAGTTTTGGCCTCACCACGAACAAAAACCTTTCCGCCTACCATGCCCACCAGGGGTCTGTACCCCAGAACCTGTTCCGGGTTGGCAGCGTTTAAGCCGCAAATAACGGCAATCCCGCCTGCCATAAACTCACCAAAGTAATCCCCTGCAGAGCCCAGAACCCACAATTCAGGGGGCTCAAATCGGGGATTTCGTTTAGTCATGGTCATACCCCGGGCGCCAATGGAACCGCCCACAAAAACCTTACCCTGAGCTGCACCGTTCATGGCCCCATTGGAGGCAGATCCATGCACGATGATTTGTGCACCGGCATTGAGCCAGCCAATATCATCCGATGCCGGCCCCATAATCTCTATTCTTGTATTGGGCGTACCCAGGGAGCCTGTACGCTGCCCGGAATGACCAATGATACGGATATCCATCCTGTCAGGGGATGCTTCCCACAGTCGTCCGCCAATACCGTGCTGACCGAAGGCCTGGACTTCAAGCTTTCTGTTACCCCGTTTAACGTGCTGGTGAATAGTCTCTTCAAGTACTCGCGAAGAGATCCGTTTTTCATCTCTTTTACCTGCTATAAAAATATAGTCGCTTTTCATGATATCCCGTCCTCCTTTACACCACGTACTTGATACTGAGACGGTCAGCAATGTTTTTATCATCAATTCCCAGCGCATCGGACATACCGATGGGAAGGGAGGTGGAACGTCCCAAAGGCGCTACAATTTTCTTAAGCTGTGTGTCAAAGGAAACATAAATATCCACCAGGCGCTGGGCCACATCTTCCGGGTCAAGACGACGATAGAGTCTGGGATCCTGAGACGTAATGCCTTTGGGACAGATGCCCAGGTTGCATACGTTGCACCGGTCTTCTTCGGTACCCACACAGCCGGCGGCTGCCTGCATCACATACTTTCCGATCTGAACCCCGGATGCGCCCAACATGATAAGCGCGGCTGCATTTGCGGCAATGTTGCCGTTTTTACCAATACCGCCTCCGGCAAAAATAGGCACTTCATTCTGTTTACCGATGGATGTCAAATTCAGGTAGTTGTCCCGGACACAACTGGCGATTGGATGCCCCATGTGGTCCATGGAAACGGCATATGCCGCCCCCGTCCCGCCATCTTCACCATCAATGGCAAGCCCTGCCGCATACTCATTACGCGTCAGGTTGTTCATCACCGCAAGGGATGTAGATGAAGCGGAAATTTTAGGATACACCGGCACCCTGAACCCCCATGCCATGGACATTGAGAGAATCATCTTGGCCACGGACTCTTCAATGGAGTACTGGGTCTGATGGGTCGGGGGACTGGGCAGGCTGACGCCCTGGGGAACACCACGAATAGCTGCAATAAGCTTATTCACTTTGTGCCACATCAAAAGCCCGCCGTCACCGGGTTTTGCGCCCTGACCGTATTTGATCTCAATGGCGCAGGGGTCTTCTTTCATGTGTGGAATGGCGTGAATAATCTCATCCCATCCGAAATACCCCGAAGCAATCTGCAGGATGACATATTTAAGGAACCGGGAGCGCAGCAACCGTGGCGGGCACCCGCCTTCACCGGTACAGATACGAACGGGCATACCCATCTCTTCATTCAGGTAGGCCACCCCCATCTGCAAGCCTTCCCACATGGTTGGAGAGAGAGCCCCAAAGGACATGCCGCCGATAATCAAAGGATAAATTTCCCGGACCGGTGGGATCCAGCCCTTTTCCCGAAGTTGCTTCATGTTTTCCCTGGGAGGAAGCACACGGCCGAGCAGGGTGCGCATCTCAAATTCATGGCGCCCGGCATCCAGAGCCGGATCCGTAAGCATGGAAATTCGGGTGAACTTGATTCTGTCGAGCACTGATCCCGAAGCGTTCCGCCGACCGCCTCTGCGCCGTGGAATACCATGCTGGTTGATATGAAAATTCAGTCTGTCCAGACCCGGATTTTTCTTGGGCCGGATGGCATCATTAGGACAGACCAGGGTGCACATGGCGCAGCCGATGCAGGCATTTTCAACCCGGGTATCCTGACGAATACCATAAAAAGTATCATAATCGTTACTGTGCTCGGTATTTTTACCCACAGACGTTTTTATGATCCGTTTCTGGAACGGATGCAGGGAGATGGCCTTGACCGGACACACCGCCGTACACTGACCGCACAGGGTGCATCGGTCATTATTATATTCGATCTGCCAGGGCAGATCATTCAGACTTAAAGAGGAAGGTTCAAGGCTTCTGTTTGACGACATATATTTACCTCCTGACGCTCAGGGCTTACAGTGACTGTATCAAGGTGCATGGGTTGAAAATCCATGGTTTTATCCCGGTCCGGGATGACGGCATCCAACCCGCAGATCTCGGATGAAAACGCAAACACACCCGGTTTGCCTCCCACCACACCGGGCCGCAGTTTCTTGCGGTCCTGAACCATGAACATGGAGTGATCCGGCAGGGTACCAATAACCATATTAGGGCCGTCAATAATCAGGGGACGGCATGTCTTTTTCAAATGACCCAAAAATTCAAAATTGGGGTGTTTTTCAAGGGCTGCACGCTGAAGCGGCGTAATCACATGCTTAT
This window of the uncultured Desulfobacter sp. genome carries:
- a CDS encoding Nif11-like leader peptide family natural product precursor → MSQENVLAFLDKGADDRKFRVKYDNCFSEEKFCAMAKEDGFEFSVEDLQAVLKMNGDSFDSYGNPPKKGIWV
- a CDS encoding FIST N-terminal domain-containing protein; amino-acid sequence: MNIASVSTTRVQAKSIKEVYLQLIKDLETDPDLLFIYCTIGYDISCVINVILECTPNIPIHGSTSCTGVMTQMGIASDNSEGLAMFAISDPLGSFGVGAAPIDEHPTTAAETAVNQALANADCPGEVPAMVWIASAPGCEEALLQGIANVLGDDVPVAGGSSADNKLDGSWKQFDHQSIYTNGVIITTLFPSSEVMFCFHSGYEPTAAKGIITKAGGYEATQKKGIATQASRRTLSEIDGHPAARIYNEWTDGTIKEQLNSGGKILSQTSLNPLGRIAGYIGDIPFFQLSHPDSVTPEGELTLFSDISTGEEVILMQGTVDSLIARAGRVATAAIETHLSSPKEVAGALIVYCAGCMLTVHDRLEEVVDSIRSALPDTPFLGTFTYGEQGCFLNGGNRHGNLMISVLLFSKA
- a CDS encoding sensor domain-containing diguanylate cyclase, which produces MVIKSEQLLETVMDLERSRQREHEIRMESEALLKGLRAMGGAHSQNELFQALVSSLRNVIDFEQAFILQADDQGKMTVLATTFAACKNSIWTKESMFKKILAGKPVAAFDISLVPEWQNQPESVTKTIRSALHIGLKGSALNAMLVITHSAARHFGPNQVKKALRFSPLATQALLTLELQKALRERDRFYQLSIDAMAIFTSQGDIIQHNQGWIAAFGENKQRYGNIFSLLHPEEAKPFHSSIAALNAQHKKCLVRTRLRIKSGGYNWFSCSIAVYSDQMIYYIVARDITDSVLFERKLVYQAGHDALTGLKNRAEFIESLEEVFIEHRKTPQNLFALFFLDLNKFKEINDTLGHDIGDELLKAFSNTLKESVRSEDVVSRLGGDEFTIILKHVNSIKDIETVAHRIRRKCATPYELKEHRIQVSSSIGIATSASGFKNGEDMLHAADLAMYTAKQDKAQPFCIHQDTIPP
- a CDS encoding FAD-dependent oxidoreductase, which encodes MKSDYIFIAGKRDEKRISSRVLEETIHQHVKRGNRKLEVQAFGQHGIGGRLWEASPDRMDIRIIGHSGQRTGSLGTPNTRIEIMGPASDDIGWLNAGAQIIVHGSASNGAMNGAAQGKVFVGGSIGARGMTMTKRNPRFEPPELWVLGSAGDYFGEFMAGGIAVICGLNAANPEQVLGYRPLVGMVGGKVFVRGEAKTYSDKDAKEVELDDQEWEWLLQGIKTFLKKIEKPKLLEELAVRKDWRLFEAKNPQEKADGPDRKSMSWFREQVWDMELGRGGLIGDLQETEKGTVPVITKGEYRRYIPVWEQGKYISPCQASCPTGIPVQQRWAMVRADNIDEAISMGLEYSPFPATVCGHLCPSPCMASCTRNLSYMTPINVRLLGQAAQNIKPPKPAKESKKKVAVIGGGPGGISAAWQLTMKGHTATVFEAGQTIGGKISAVIPESRIPADTLNAEIDRIKSYIKDIRLGEAIDAEKFAEIKKSHDYVVVAAGAKKPRSLPVKGADRALFANDFLEQAKADKIKPGKKIVIIGAGNVGCDVATEAHRLGAVDITLIDVQKPAAFGKEREDAEKCGAQFRWPLFTKEINAKGVLLEDGETLEANTVVISIGDVPDLSFLGEEIELDRGFVKVDDAGRSSDEKIFAIGDAVGPGLITDAIGAGRRTATVIDQLLNGQAPDMAGLTLAPMIDTQRVSLTYYNPRQDADNLEECGQDCASCGNCRDCGICVSVCPEGAISRQEKEAGFEYVVDESKCIGCGFCKGACPCGIWELIPNTPLM
- a CDS encoding glutamate synthase-related protein — protein: MSSNRSLEPSSLSLNDLPWQIEYNNDRCTLCGQCTAVCPVKAISLHPFQKRIIKTSVGKNTEHSNDYDTFYGIRQDTRVENACIGCAMCTLVCPNDAIRPKKNPGLDRLNFHINQHGIPRRRGGRRNASGSVLDRIKFTRISMLTDPALDAGRHEFEMRTLLGRVLPPRENMKQLREKGWIPPVREIYPLIIGGMSFGALSPTMWEGLQMGVAYLNEEMGMPVRICTGEGGCPPRLLRSRFLKYVILQIASGYFGWDEIIHAIPHMKEDPCAIEIKYGQGAKPGDGGLLMWHKVNKLIAAIRGVPQGVSLPSPPTHQTQYSIEESVAKMILSMSMAWGFRVPVYPKISASSTSLAVMNNLTRNEYAAGLAIDGEDGGTGAAYAVSMDHMGHPIASCVRDNYLNLTSIGKQNEVPIFAGGGIGKNGNIAANAAALIMLGASGVQIGKYVMQAAAGCVGTEEDRCNVCNLGICPKGITSQDPRLYRRLDPEDVAQRLVDIYVSFDTQLKKIVAPLGRSTSLPIGMSDALGIDDKNIADRLSIKYVV